The Microbulbifer hydrolyticus genome has a segment encoding these proteins:
- the rhlB gene encoding ATP-dependent RNA helicase RhlB: MIGKFFRRSSDKSESTAGGEKAASSRPDKGPANPRSGASGKEAEAGSERSRNRRRGSGGKGGGKGDDGGRGRSAPKKAPQKPWTLDEFQVPEEEGKVRFHDLDLPLPLMHAIADLGFQYCSPIQGQSLPHTLNGHDMVGKAQTGTGKTAAFLITVIDDLLKHPFEGERYAGEARALIIAPTRELVMQIADDAKGLCKYTDLEIHTLVGGMDYQKQQKALNERLVDILVATPGRLLDFVSKRDCFLDQTEILVIDEADRMLDMGFIPDVRRIVRQTPRKTHRQTMFFSATFTPEVDDLVEQWTSEPVIVEIEPEHVATDTVTQHVYLVSGDEKYPLLFNIVQKDEVESLIVFANRRDQCRRLHENLVAHGIAAGLLSGEVAQNKRVRTLEDFKTGKSKVLVATDVAGRGIHIDGISHVVNYTLPEEPEDYVHRIGRTGRAGKSGTSISFACEDDAMRLEPIEKLLGSKLTCEVPPEELLVEPPKVHVKRSSGGDRNDRGGNRDGGRGGRRGGGRPRR, translated from the coding sequence TTGATAGGTAAGTTTTTCCGTCGGTCGTCTGATAAATCTGAATCCACTGCCGGAGGCGAGAAAGCCGCCTCTTCACGGCCTGATAAGGGCCCCGCAAACCCGCGTTCCGGTGCTTCAGGCAAAGAGGCCGAAGCTGGCAGCGAGCGCTCGCGCAATCGTCGCCGTGGCAGCGGCGGCAAGGGTGGCGGCAAGGGCGACGATGGTGGCCGCGGGCGCAGCGCGCCGAAGAAAGCGCCGCAGAAGCCCTGGACTCTCGACGAGTTCCAGGTTCCTGAGGAAGAGGGCAAGGTACGGTTTCACGACCTGGACCTGCCGCTGCCGCTGATGCACGCCATCGCCGACCTCGGTTTCCAGTATTGCTCGCCCATCCAGGGCCAGTCTCTTCCCCATACCCTCAACGGTCACGACATGGTGGGCAAGGCCCAGACGGGGACCGGCAAGACGGCCGCCTTCCTGATTACGGTAATCGACGACCTGCTCAAGCACCCGTTTGAAGGCGAGCGCTATGCGGGTGAAGCGCGTGCGCTGATTATCGCGCCCACCCGCGAGCTGGTGATGCAGATCGCTGACGACGCCAAGGGCCTGTGCAAATACACGGATCTGGAAATCCATACGCTGGTCGGCGGCATGGACTACCAGAAACAGCAGAAGGCATTGAACGAACGTCTGGTGGATATTCTGGTGGCCACCCCCGGCCGCCTGCTGGATTTCGTCAGCAAGCGCGACTGCTTCCTCGACCAGACCGAGATCCTGGTGATCGACGAAGCCGACCGCATGCTGGACATGGGCTTTATCCCCGATGTGCGCCGCATCGTGCGCCAGACTCCCCGCAAGACCCACCGCCAGACCATGTTCTTCTCCGCCACTTTCACCCCGGAAGTTGACGATCTGGTGGAGCAGTGGACCTCGGAGCCGGTGATCGTCGAAATCGAGCCGGAGCATGTCGCTACCGATACGGTCACCCAGCATGTGTACCTGGTATCCGGTGACGAGAAGTACCCGCTGCTGTTCAATATTGTGCAGAAAGATGAGGTGGAAAGCCTGATCGTGTTTGCCAACCGCCGCGACCAGTGTCGCCGCCTGCACGAAAACCTGGTGGCCCACGGTATTGCCGCGGGGCTGCTGTCTGGTGAAGTGGCACAGAACAAACGTGTGCGCACCCTGGAAGATTTCAAGACGGGTAAATCCAAGGTGCTGGTGGCCACGGATGTGGCCGGTCGCGGTATTCACATCGACGGCATCAGCCACGTGGTGAATTACACCCTGCCGGAAGAGCCAGAGGATTATGTACACCGTATCGGCCGCACCGGGCGCGCGGGCAAGAGCGGTACTTCCATCAGCTTTGCCTGTGAAGACGATGCCATGCGCCTCGAGCCTATCGAGAAGTTGCTGGGCAGCAAACTGACCTGTGAAGTGCCGCCGGAAGAGCTGCTGGTCGAGCCACCCAAGGTGCATGTGAAGCGTAGCAGTGGCGGCGATCGCAATGATCGTGGTGGCAATCGTGATGGCGGCCGCGGCGGACGCCGTGGCGGTGGACGCCCACGCCGCTAA
- the prfA gene encoding peptide chain release factor 1, whose translation MKASVQQKLDNLVERHEEVSALLGDAEIISDQDKFRDLSREYSELEEVVKCYSRYKTLQDDMAAAREMLDESDEEMREMAQEELREAEAELDPLEKELQTLLLPRDPNDRKNVYLEIRAGTGGDEAAIFSGDLFRMYSRYAEKQGWRIEVISENSGEHGGYKEIITRVAGEDVYAKLKFESGAHRVQRVPETESQGRIHTSACTVAVMPEPDERDAIEINKADLRTDTYRASGAGGQHVNKTDSAVRLTHIPTGIVVECQDERSQHKNRAKAMALLQAKLNSAQESAAAQEISDARRNLVGSGDRSERIRTYNFPQGRVTDHRIGLTLYKLDEVMQGALDEVIGPLRTEYQADQLAALGQH comes from the coding sequence ATGAAAGCTTCTGTACAACAGAAACTCGACAACCTGGTAGAGCGCCACGAGGAAGTGTCCGCCCTGCTGGGGGATGCGGAAATCATCAGCGATCAGGACAAGTTTCGCGATCTCTCGCGGGAGTATTCCGAACTCGAGGAAGTGGTGAAATGCTACAGCCGCTATAAAACCCTGCAGGATGATATGGCTGCTGCCCGTGAAATGCTCGACGAGAGCGATGAAGAAATGCGGGAGATGGCCCAGGAGGAGCTGCGCGAGGCAGAAGCCGAACTCGACCCGCTTGAAAAAGAGTTGCAGACCCTGTTGTTGCCGCGTGATCCCAACGACCGCAAGAACGTGTACCTCGAGATTCGCGCCGGTACCGGCGGCGATGAGGCGGCGATATTCTCCGGCGACCTGTTTCGCATGTACTCCCGCTACGCGGAAAAGCAGGGCTGGCGCATCGAGGTCATTAGCGAAAATTCCGGTGAACACGGTGGCTACAAAGAAATCATCACCCGGGTAGCCGGTGAGGATGTCTATGCGAAGCTGAAATTCGAGTCCGGCGCGCACCGGGTACAGCGGGTCCCGGAAACGGAATCCCAGGGCCGTATCCACACGTCGGCCTGCACGGTCGCGGTGATGCCCGAGCCGGACGAGCGCGATGCGATTGAGATCAACAAAGCCGATCTGCGCACCGACACCTACCGCGCCTCCGGGGCTGGCGGTCAGCACGTCAACAAAACTGATTCCGCGGTACGCCTTACCCATATTCCCACGGGCATCGTAGTGGAGTGCCAGGATGAGCGCTCCCAGCACAAGAACCGCGCCAAGGCCATGGCTCTGCTGCAGGCAAAATTGAATAGCGCCCAGGAATCCGCCGCCGCCCAGGAAATTTCCGATGCACGCAGGAACCTGGTGGGCAGTGGTGATCGCTCCGAGCGTATTCGTACCTACAATTTTCCCCAGGGGCGCGTCACCGATCACCGTATTGGACTGACGCTCTACAAACTGGATGAAGTGATGCAGGGTGCGCTGGACGAAGTCATTGGCCCCCTGCGTACCGAATACCAGGCGGACCAGCTGGCAGCTCTGGGGCAGCACTGA
- the hemA gene encoding glutamyl-tRNA reductase: MPILALGINHDSAPVAVRERVAFAPEVMPSALAEARTALDCRELAILSTCNRTEIYGEVAPESLLAWISEYHDVPIEQLTSCHYQFTDETAVRHMMRVACGLDSLVLGEPQILGQMKSAYAVARESGSVGSTLHNVFQQVFSVAKKVRTETAIGENPVSVAFAAVSLASRIFTDLGQQTALLIGAGETIELVARHLLDKGVKQLIVANRTLHRAQLLAQDFGAEAILLADIPEYLPRADIVISSTASQLPILGKGAVETALKQRRHSPMFMVDIAVPRDIESQVGKLDDVYLYTVDDLRGVIDEGKRLREQAAEAADQIVDLAARDFMREHRSLRAVDSIRSYRQQAQGISKDELEKALIQLRVGGDPEQLLEQLARSLTNKLIHAPTVALRQATADGDLERLRIAREIVGLAPENSGQESDVSASVPEKKKLK, translated from the coding sequence ATGCCGATCCTAGCTCTCGGAATCAATCACGATAGCGCGCCGGTTGCTGTGCGCGAGCGGGTGGCGTTCGCCCCCGAAGTGATGCCCAGCGCACTGGCCGAGGCCCGCACGGCGCTGGATTGCCGGGAGCTGGCGATCCTGTCCACCTGCAACCGCACCGAGATCTACGGTGAAGTGGCCCCGGAGTCACTACTGGCGTGGATCTCCGAATACCATGATGTTCCCATCGAGCAGCTGACCAGCTGCCATTACCAGTTCACCGACGAAACTGCCGTGCGCCATATGATGCGTGTGGCCTGCGGGCTGGACTCGCTGGTGCTCGGTGAACCGCAGATTCTCGGCCAGATGAAGTCGGCCTATGCGGTGGCGCGGGAGTCCGGCAGTGTCGGTTCTACGCTGCACAATGTATTCCAGCAGGTGTTTTCGGTGGCGAAGAAAGTCCGCACCGAAACCGCCATCGGCGAAAACCCGGTTTCTGTGGCGTTTGCCGCGGTGTCTCTGGCGTCGCGTATCTTCACCGACCTGGGGCAGCAGACCGCGCTGTTGATTGGTGCCGGGGAAACCATCGAACTGGTGGCCCGGCATTTGCTCGATAAAGGGGTGAAGCAGCTGATCGTCGCCAACCGCACACTGCACCGGGCGCAGCTGCTGGCGCAGGATTTCGGTGCCGAGGCGATTCTGCTGGCGGATATCCCGGAATACCTGCCGCGCGCGGACATCGTTATCAGCTCCACGGCCAGTCAGCTGCCGATTCTCGGCAAAGGTGCGGTAGAGACTGCGCTCAAGCAGCGCCGCCACAGCCCGATGTTTATGGTGGATATCGCAGTGCCGCGGGATATCGAGTCTCAGGTAGGCAAGCTGGACGATGTATACCTGTATACCGTGGACGACCTGCGCGGGGTGATCGACGAGGGCAAGCGGTTGCGTGAACAGGCCGCTGAGGCGGCCGACCAGATCGTTGATTTGGCGGCGCGCGACTTTATGCGCGAGCACCGCAGTCTGCGCGCGGTAGATTCCATCCGCAGTTACCGTCAGCAGGCCCAGGGCATCAGTAAGGATGAGCTGGAAAAAGCGCTGATCCAGCTGCGCGTTGGTGGCGACCCGGAGCAGTTGCTGGAGCAGCTGGCTCGCTCCCTCACCAACAAATTGATTCACGCTCCAACTGTGGCATTGCGCCAGGCCACCGCCGACGGTGATCTGGAGCGGTTGCGTATTGCGCGGGAAATCGTTGGCCTGGCCCCGGAAAACAGTGGCCAGGAATCAGATGTATCGGCCTCTGTGCCTGAAAAAAAGAAACTCAAGTAA
- a CDS encoding DoxX family protein, with protein MDGGVSGFNRLYGCFLHLLRPLDGLGPLALRLFVGPIFILAGWNKLTGINDVAAWFGNPDWGLGLPAPVLMAWLAALTEYLGGIALLLGLGVRLAAIPLMVVMAVAAVTAHWQYGWHALPEQTLTMPWEWREDLIEEAVVRRERAVELLKAHGNYNWLTEAGSFTVLKNGIEFAATYFVMVLALLCTGGGRYVSLDYWIARRRGLLAE; from the coding sequence ATGGATGGCGGCGTCAGTGGGTTCAATCGTCTTTATGGCTGTTTTCTGCACTTGCTGCGGCCACTGGATGGGTTGGGGCCGCTGGCGCTGCGCTTGTTTGTCGGTCCCATTTTCATTCTCGCCGGATGGAACAAGCTTACCGGTATTAACGACGTGGCTGCCTGGTTCGGTAACCCGGACTGGGGGCTGGGCCTGCCCGCGCCAGTGCTGATGGCGTGGCTGGCGGCGTTGACAGAGTATCTCGGGGGTATTGCGCTGTTGCTGGGCCTGGGGGTGCGGCTTGCCGCCATTCCGCTGATGGTTGTCATGGCCGTGGCAGCCGTGACCGCGCACTGGCAGTACGGCTGGCATGCGCTGCCGGAGCAAACACTCACTATGCCCTGGGAGTGGCGGGAGGACCTGATCGAGGAGGCGGTGGTGCGCAGGGAGAGGGCGGTGGAACTGCTCAAGGCCCACGGCAATTACAACTGGCTGACGGAAGCGGGCAGCTTTACCGTACTCAAGAACGGGATCGAGTTTGCGGCCACTTACTTCGTGATGGTTCTGGCGCTCCTGTGCACGGGAGGCGGCCGGTATGTGAGCCTGGATTACTGGATTGCCCGCCGCCGGGGGCTGCTCGCGGAGTGA
- the prmC gene encoding peptide chain release factor N(5)-glutamine methyltransferase, giving the protein MATVKENLQRATELQHSDSPRLDLEVLLCHLLGKSRAWLYTWPEHQLDAGLQAQFEQLLERRIAGEPVAHLTGSREFWSLPLKVNRSTLIPRPDTEVLVEVVLALCPQEKLALLDLGTGTGAIALALASEKPGWSITAVDKMPAAVALAQENRDRLGFDHVSVLQSDWFSALDTQRFDVIVSNPPYIDTQDPHLREGDVRFEPRSALVAEEQGLADIRRIAADARTFLAANGLLLVEHGWEQGKAVRGIFTEAGYDEVETRLDYAGRERVTLGRYRRP; this is encoded by the coding sequence ATGGCCACGGTGAAGGAAAACCTGCAGCGAGCAACAGAGCTCCAACACAGTGACAGCCCCCGGCTAGACCTGGAAGTACTGCTCTGTCACCTGTTGGGGAAGTCCCGCGCCTGGCTGTACACCTGGCCCGAGCATCAACTCGATGCCGGGCTGCAGGCCCAGTTCGAGCAGCTGCTGGAGCGCCGTATCGCCGGCGAGCCGGTTGCCCATCTCACCGGCAGCCGTGAATTCTGGTCCCTTCCTCTCAAGGTCAACCGCTCCACACTGATTCCGCGCCCGGACACCGAAGTGTTGGTGGAGGTGGTGCTCGCGCTGTGCCCGCAGGAGAAGCTGGCGTTGCTGGACCTTGGTACCGGCACCGGCGCGATTGCGCTGGCGTTGGCCAGTGAAAAGCCCGGCTGGTCCATCACCGCCGTGGACAAGATGCCGGCGGCAGTGGCACTGGCGCAGGAAAACCGGGACCGGCTCGGGTTTGATCACGTCAGCGTTTTACAGAGCGACTGGTTCAGTGCACTCGATACGCAGCGCTTTGATGTGATTGTCAGTAATCCCCCCTATATCGACACCCAGGATCCGCACCTGCGCGAGGGCGATGTGCGCTTTGAACCCCGCTCGGCGCTGGTGGCGGAAGAGCAAGGGCTTGCAGATATCCGCCGTATCGCTGCGGATGCACGTACCTTTCTTGCGGCGAACGGGCTCCTATTGGTCGAGCACGGCTGGGAGCAGGGCAAGGCGGTGCGCGGGATATTTACCGAAGCCGGCTACGACGAGGTGGAAACACGGCTTGACTATGCCGGGCGGGAACGTGTCACTCTGGGGCGATACCGCAGACCCTGA
- a CDS encoding MATE family efflux transporter, which translates to MPRLYKRATATELRHLTNLGGPLVVSNLAVVSMGVTDTIVAGQSGEVNLAGLALGSSIWAVCAVTLIGMLAAVSPVVANLRGRRDEHGCARQMSQSVWIALVGGLLVALGLLAAPLWSQWVQTEEPVRQVMVKYLLALATGTLPFAFGSALRGYCEGMGQVRPVMRIYLAAAALNIPLDILLVFGWGPIPAMGGAGCGWATSLVCWCIAIALYWHAGQAPAYRALDLKLLPPRPHWPTLKHLLAVGMPICIGAASEVTFFASLTLLLASYGATIVAAHQIGLSIGSTFYLVALALAQAVSIRTAQVLGQGRPRRARFVSIVGVGSGLVYALVTGVILVGLRNVLVLAYTDNADIIAVASNLLLLAAAFQLVDVTQAMAWGALRGYKDTRVPMYIQLFSYWLVGLSAAYWLGEQYWGVYGYWTGICVGLGAAAVLLLLRLRRTSARALIGA; encoded by the coding sequence ATGCCAAGACTCTACAAACGCGCCACGGCCACAGAGCTGCGCCACCTCACCAATCTGGGAGGCCCCCTGGTGGTGAGCAACCTTGCAGTGGTCAGCATGGGGGTTACCGACACCATCGTCGCCGGTCAGTCCGGCGAGGTGAACCTGGCCGGGCTGGCGCTGGGCTCGAGCATCTGGGCGGTATGCGCAGTCACCCTGATCGGTATGCTGGCTGCGGTGTCCCCCGTGGTAGCCAACCTGCGCGGACGGCGCGACGAACACGGCTGCGCCCGGCAGATGAGCCAGTCCGTATGGATCGCCCTGGTCGGCGGGCTGCTGGTGGCGCTCGGCCTGCTGGCGGCCCCCCTGTGGAGCCAGTGGGTACAGACGGAAGAACCGGTGCGCCAGGTCATGGTGAAATACCTGCTGGCACTGGCTACCGGCACCCTGCCATTTGCCTTCGGCAGCGCCCTGCGCGGTTACTGTGAGGGGATGGGGCAGGTGCGACCGGTGATGCGGATCTATCTCGCCGCAGCAGCGCTGAATATCCCACTGGACATCCTGCTGGTGTTCGGCTGGGGGCCGATCCCCGCCATGGGCGGCGCGGGCTGTGGCTGGGCCACCAGCCTGGTGTGCTGGTGCATCGCCATCGCCCTCTACTGGCACGCGGGGCAGGCCCCCGCGTATCGCGCTCTCGACCTGAAGCTGCTGCCACCTCGCCCCCACTGGCCAACACTGAAGCACCTGCTGGCGGTGGGTATGCCGATCTGTATCGGCGCGGCCAGTGAAGTCACTTTCTTCGCCAGCCTTACCCTGCTGCTGGCGTCCTACGGTGCCACCATCGTCGCCGCCCACCAGATCGGCCTCAGTATCGGCTCTACTTTCTACCTCGTCGCGCTGGCACTCGCCCAGGCGGTCAGTATCCGCACAGCACAGGTACTGGGCCAGGGTCGCCCCAGGCGAGCCCGCTTTGTGAGTATTGTCGGCGTTGGCAGCGGGCTGGTGTATGCGCTGGTGACCGGGGTGATATTGGTCGGCCTGCGCAATGTGCTGGTGCTCGCTTACACCGACAACGCCGACATCATTGCGGTAGCCAGCAACCTGCTGCTGCTTGCTGCCGCCTTCCAGCTGGTGGACGTCACCCAGGCCATGGCCTGGGGCGCACTGCGCGGCTACAAAGACACCCGCGTGCCCATGTACATACAGCTGTTCTCCTATTGGCTGGTGGGCCTGTCCGCGGCCTACTGGCTCGGCGAGCAGTACTGGGGTGTATACGGCTACTGGACCGGCATCTGTGTCGGCCTGGGTGCGGCGGCGGTGCTGCTACTGTTGAGACTGAGACGCACCAGTGCGCGCGCACTTATCGGCGCCTGA
- a CDS encoding PPK2 family polyphosphate kinase, which produces MNIDWKAIRFDGKEEYRQGKSPTWIDPLYTDKKDYQKKIRKLRSDIDVRQQVMYAHNRYSLLTIFQALDAAGKDGTIRAVFNGVNPHGVEITSFKHPTSAELEHNFLWRTSIVMPKRGNIGVFNRSYYEEVLVCRVHPELITEYQKIPGEHTRDLDALFASRFEAIRALERYSADNGTVTLKFFLNLSRTEQRNRFLSRIDEPDKNWKFSEADLKERGFWDDYQRAFEDMINETATPHAPWFVVPADDKKNMRLIVASAVLQALDEMKMCYPTVSKARRKELREYRKQLLKD; this is translated from the coding sequence ATGAACATTGACTGGAAGGCAATCCGATTCGATGGCAAGGAGGAATACCGACAGGGAAAGTCTCCCACCTGGATAGATCCCCTGTATACGGACAAAAAAGATTACCAGAAAAAGATTCGCAAATTACGCAGCGACATCGATGTGCGCCAACAGGTCATGTACGCCCACAATCGCTATAGCCTGCTGACCATTTTCCAGGCCCTCGATGCCGCGGGTAAGGACGGCACCATCCGAGCCGTTTTCAATGGCGTCAATCCACACGGCGTGGAGATCACTTCCTTCAAACACCCCACCAGTGCCGAGCTGGAGCACAACTTCCTCTGGCGTACATCCATCGTCATGCCCAAGCGGGGCAATATCGGCGTTTTCAATCGCTCTTACTACGAAGAAGTGCTCGTGTGCCGCGTGCACCCGGAACTGATTACCGAATACCAGAAAATACCCGGAGAGCACACGCGTGACCTGGACGCACTATTTGCCAGCCGGTTTGAAGCCATCCGCGCGCTCGAGCGCTATTCCGCGGACAACGGCACCGTCACCCTGAAGTTTTTCCTCAACCTTTCCCGCACAGAGCAGCGCAACCGCTTTCTGTCTCGCATTGATGAGCCCGACAAGAACTGGAAGTTTTCCGAGGCGGACCTGAAGGAGCGCGGCTTCTGGGACGATTATCAGCGTGCGTTTGAGGACATGATCAACGAGACAGCCACTCCACACGCGCCATGGTTCGTAGTGCCCGCAGATGACAAGAAAAACATGCGCCTGATTGTGGCAAGCGCCGTACTCCAGGCGCTGGACGAAATGAAGATGTGTTACCCCACTGTCTCCAAGGCGCGTCGCAAGGAGCTCAGGGAATATCGCAAACAACTGCTCAAGGACTGA
- a CDS encoding cation diffusion facilitator family transporter, with protein MHEHAHHHHGGNHLKPLVWGLVITLAFAVVEAIGGWVSGSLALLGDAGHMITDSFSLALGAVAALLAQKPASREMSFGWGRAEVLAAIVNAVLMLLIVVGIAIAAFDRLREPQPVQGGMVMVIASIGLLVNISVAWVLHRGEQTLNIRGALLHVMGDLLGSVAALVAGAVIYFTGWTPIDPLLSVLICVLILFSSLKLLRDAVDVLMERVPRELSLPVVGEALAAVEGVRSVHDLHIWRLDSRMISLSAHIVVDDLSAWPKVLDRLRKALIQRFDIHHITLQPEPLHIDSTPIIDRVSGPHN; from the coding sequence ATGCACGAACATGCCCATCACCATCACGGTGGCAACCACTTGAAGCCCCTGGTCTGGGGGCTTGTCATCACCCTGGCTTTCGCCGTGGTGGAAGCGATTGGTGGCTGGGTTTCCGGCTCCCTCGCACTGCTCGGCGATGCCGGGCACATGATCACCGACTCCTTTTCTCTCGCCCTTGGCGCGGTCGCCGCACTGCTAGCGCAAAAGCCTGCCAGCCGGGAAATGTCGTTTGGCTGGGGGCGCGCGGAAGTGCTCGCGGCGATCGTCAATGCGGTGCTGATGCTGCTGATTGTCGTGGGTATTGCGATCGCCGCCTTCGATCGCCTGCGCGAACCGCAGCCGGTGCAGGGTGGCATGGTGATGGTGATCGCGAGTATTGGGTTACTGGTGAATATTTCGGTTGCGTGGGTGCTGCACCGCGGCGAGCAGACACTGAATATTCGCGGCGCACTGCTGCATGTGATGGGAGACCTGCTCGGCTCGGTGGCGGCATTGGTAGCGGGTGCGGTGATTTATTTTACCGGCTGGACGCCGATAGATCCGCTGTTGTCAGTGTTGATTTGTGTGCTGATTCTTTTTTCCAGCCTGAAGCTGCTGCGGGATGCGGTGGATGTGTTGATGGAGCGGGTGCCGCGTGAGCTGAGCCTGCCGGTGGTGGGGGAGGCCCTTGCGGCGGTGGAGGGGGTGCGCTCGGTGCACGACCTGCATATCTGGCGGCTGGACAGCCGCATGATTTCGCTGTCGGCGCATATTGTTGTTGACGATCTGTCCGCCTGGCCGAAGGTACTGGATCGATTGCGAAAAGCGTTGATCCAGCGTTTTGACATCCACCACATTACGCTGCAGCCGGAACCGCTGCATATTGATTCCACGCCGATCATCGACCGGGTCAGCGGGCCTCACAATTAG
- a CDS encoding succinylglutamate desuccinylase/aspartoacylase family protein has protein sequence MRRCSLSFFLVLVTLACYTANLVAEESGEQGEPVESAATLATGTSPAQQSETPAQEPEPPTEPDSTSRPATGANAGASDKPEKPMPKAKSIELDKPVSEIELATPPKADTADSSAAEAAAPTEPPAAAAPEPETAEGKALQLLGAEVPPATSTRLAWSPSQHFEGVYSATPVLVVNGAETGPTLCLTAAIHGDELNGIETVRRVMYNLNPKTLKGAVIGVPIVNMQGFHRGSRYLTDRRDLNRHFPGDTNGSSASRIARSFFDEVVTNCNAIVDLHTGSFYRTNLPQLRGDLKNPKVVKLTKGFGSTVVLHSDGAKGTLRRAAVEAGIPTVTLEAGAPMVLDELSVSHSVKGIRTLLNQLGMVNKFRLWGDPEPVYYTSTWQRATTGGIIFSKVQLGEFVSKGDLLGTVTNPITNVRKEIRSQHNGRILGMAMNQVVQPGFAAYHIGIQAPQEQIPAPEEVTAEDEPAPLDQNAETGSEEQREASAGEPSAPTAEESTPTVDREEEREED, from the coding sequence ATGCGTCGCTGCTCTCTGAGCTTTTTCCTAGTACTAGTTACCCTCGCCTGTTACACCGCAAACCTTGTAGCGGAAGAATCCGGCGAACAAGGCGAGCCGGTGGAGTCCGCCGCGACGCTGGCCACAGGCACGTCCCCCGCGCAACAATCGGAAACGCCGGCACAGGAGCCTGAGCCTCCCACAGAACCCGACAGCACAAGCCGACCCGCCACTGGAGCCAATGCGGGCGCATCCGATAAACCGGAAAAACCGATGCCGAAGGCAAAAAGCATCGAACTCGACAAGCCGGTCAGCGAAATCGAGCTGGCGACGCCACCGAAAGCAGACACAGCAGACAGCAGTGCTGCCGAAGCCGCTGCACCGACGGAGCCCCCGGCCGCGGCTGCGCCAGAGCCCGAGACTGCAGAGGGGAAAGCACTGCAATTACTCGGCGCGGAAGTCCCCCCCGCTACGTCAACGCGCCTGGCCTGGTCACCCAGCCAGCACTTTGAAGGGGTCTACAGCGCCACCCCGGTACTGGTGGTCAACGGTGCAGAAACGGGTCCGACCCTGTGCCTCACCGCCGCCATCCACGGTGACGAACTGAACGGGATCGAGACGGTACGCCGGGTGATGTACAACCTGAACCCGAAAACCCTGAAGGGCGCCGTGATCGGTGTGCCCATCGTCAATATGCAGGGCTTTCACCGCGGCTCCCGCTACCTGACCGACCGCCGCGACCTCAACCGGCATTTTCCCGGAGATACCAACGGCTCATCCGCGTCGCGTATCGCGCGCTCGTTTTTTGACGAGGTAGTAACCAACTGCAACGCGATTGTCGACCTGCACACCGGCTCCTTTTATCGCACCAACCTGCCGCAGCTGCGCGGCGACCTGAAAAACCCCAAGGTGGTAAAACTCACCAAGGGTTTTGGCTCCACGGTGGTGCTGCACAGTGACGGCGCCAAGGGCACGTTGCGCCGTGCCGCCGTGGAAGCGGGTATCCCCACGGTTACCCTCGAAGCCGGCGCACCCATGGTGCTGGACGAGCTATCGGTGAGCCACAGCGTAAAAGGTATTCGCACTCTGCTGAACCAGCTGGGCATGGTGAATAAATTCCGCCTGTGGGGCGACCCCGAGCCGGTGTACTACACGTCCACCTGGCAGCGCGCCACCACTGGCGGAATCATTTTCAGCAAGGTGCAACTGGGTGAGTTTGTTAGCAAGGGTGACCTGCTGGGCACGGTCACCAATCCAATCACCAATGTGCGCAAGGAAATCCGCTCCCAGCACAACGGCCGTATCCTTGGCATGGCGATGAACCAGGTGGTGCAACCCGGCTTTGCCGCCTACCACATCGGCATCCAGGCACCGCAGGAGCAGATACCGGCACCGGAAGAAGTGACGGCCGAAGACGAGCCGGCGCCGCTGGATCAGAACGCGGAAACCGGCTCGGAAGAGCAGCGGGAGGCAAGCGCCGGAGAGCCATCGGCGCCGACTGCAGAGGAAAGCACCCCCACTGTGGATCGCGAAGAGGAGAGAGAAGAAGACTAG